A single Prevotella sp. E15-22 DNA region contains:
- the gcvPB gene encoding aminomethyl-transferring glycine dehydrogenase subunit GcvPB: protein MNNRLYGNLIFELSKEGRKGYSLPRNNYGSYEIPASMKRAGDAELPECDELTVVRHYTNLSNNNFGVDTGFYPLGSCTMKYNPKINEEMAALPQFQNLHPEQPQKTVMGALALVSLLEKSLCELTGLAHFTFKPYAGAHGELTGLMTIDNYHRHRGDMQRKKVIVPDSAHGTNPASAAVCGLEIVEVKSLANGQVDFEDLQRIVAEQGQEIAAMMMTNPNTLGLFETRIPEIAKLIHDCGGLMYYDGANLNPMLGACRPGDMGFDVMHINLHKTFSTPHGGGGPGSGPVGVREGLQDCFPFVSPYHGNYAVMMRAYAYILSLGREHVKEVGPLAVLNANYIKECLKDAYELPIDGLCCHEFVFDGLKDKSTGVTTMDVAKRLLDYGYHAPTIYFPLLFHESLMVEPTENESKETLDGFINVMRKIAEEAKTDPEMVKSAPHTTPIGRVDDVLAAKHPVTTYKQLKNEQN from the coding sequence ATGAACAACCGACTATATGGAAATCTGATCTTTGAACTCTCAAAGGAGGGGCGCAAAGGATACAGTCTGCCAAGGAATAACTATGGCAGTTACGAGATACCTGCTTCGATGAAGCGTGCTGGGGATGCTGAACTTCCTGAGTGCGACGAGCTTACCGTGGTGCGCCACTACACCAATCTGTCGAATAATAACTTTGGTGTAGATACCGGCTTCTATCCGTTGGGCTCTTGTACCATGAAGTATAATCCTAAAATCAACGAGGAGATGGCCGCTCTGCCTCAGTTCCAGAATCTGCATCCAGAGCAGCCTCAGAAGACGGTGATGGGTGCCTTGGCCTTGGTATCACTGTTGGAGAAATCGCTCTGCGAGCTTACTGGTTTGGCTCACTTCACCTTTAAGCCATACGCTGGTGCTCATGGTGAGTTGACGGGACTGATGACTATCGATAACTATCATCGCCATCGTGGTGACATGCAGCGTAAAAAGGTAATTGTACCTGATAGCGCACATGGCACTAATCCAGCCTCGGCTGCAGTATGCGGATTGGAGATTGTTGAGGTAAAATCTCTGGCCAACGGTCAGGTTGATTTCGAGGATCTGCAGCGTATCGTGGCTGAACAAGGTCAGGAGATTGCTGCTATGATGATGACCAATCCAAATACACTCGGCCTATTCGAAACTCGTATCCCTGAGATAGCGAAACTCATCCACGACTGTGGTGGACTGATGTATTACGATGGTGCCAACCTGAATCCTATGCTTGGTGCATGTCGCCCTGGCGATATGGGATTTGATGTGATGCACATCAATCTGCACAAAACATTCTCAACGCCTCATGGTGGCGGCGGTCCTGGCTCAGGTCCTGTAGGTGTTCGCGAGGGATTGCAGGATTGCTTCCCCTTCGTGTCGCCCTATCATGGCAACTATGCTGTGATGATGCGTGCTTATGCTTACATCCTCTCGTTGGGTCGTGAGCATGTTAAGGAGGTTGGGCCGTTGGCAGTGCTTAACGCTAACTATATCAAAGAGTGCCTGAAGGATGCCTACGAACTGCCCATCGATGGCCTGTGCTGTCATGAGTTTGTGTTCGACGGCCTTAAGGATAAGAGTACGGGTGTAACTACGATGGATGTGGCTAAGCGACTGCTTGACTATGGTTATCATGCTCCCACCATCTACTTCCCGTTGCTCTTCCACGAGAGTTTGATGGTTGAGCCCACAGAGAATGAGTCGAAGGAGACACTCGATGGATTCATTAACGTGATGCGTAAGATTGCCGAGGAGGCTAAGACCGATCCTGAGATGGTGAAGAGTGCTCCACACACTACGCCTATCGGACGTGTCGACGATGTCCTTGCAGCCAAGCATCCTGTTACGACTTATAAACAGTTAAAGAATGAACAAAACTGA
- the gcvPA gene encoding aminomethyl-transferring glycine dehydrogenase subunit GcvPA has product MDYKYFPHTEDDLKAMMDKVGVKDLDSLYAQIPDAIRFKNDYQLPSEMSEIEVRQLFDKLGSQNQQMTCFAGYGVYDHYTPSVIPSLLQRSEFLTSYTPYQAEISQGTLHYIFEYQSMMAELTGMDISNASMYDGTTATAEAMMMAVAAGKKVNKVLVSEGLNPKTRKVLDTYALHQGIELVNIPLKDGVTDISTANFDGVAGVIVQQPNVYGIVEDFTGFADTCHEHKALFIMDSVAADLAVLKTPGEWGADIAVGDGQSLGIPMLFGGPYVGYMCCTEKLIRKMPGRIVGMTKDNRDQRAFVLTLQAREQHIRRQKATSNICSNQSLMALFVTIYLSLMGKQGVKEAAELSYAGAHYLCDKLVETGNFHLVYNQPFFNEFYVKYAGDVDKLQKRFIDAGFLGGVKFADGILFAVTEKRTKEEIDNLVKIAAV; this is encoded by the coding sequence ATGGATTATAAGTATTTTCCCCATACAGAGGATGACCTGAAGGCGATGATGGATAAGGTGGGAGTGAAAGACCTGGATAGTCTTTATGCCCAGATACCTGATGCCATCCGCTTTAAGAACGACTATCAGCTGCCATCGGAGATGAGTGAGATAGAGGTTCGTCAGTTGTTTGACAAACTAGGCTCGCAGAATCAACAGATGACATGCTTTGCCGGCTATGGTGTATACGATCACTACACACCATCGGTAATACCAAGTCTGCTGCAGCGCTCAGAATTCCTTACGTCATATACTCCGTATCAGGCAGAGATTTCTCAGGGCACACTGCACTATATCTTTGAGTACCAGAGTATGATGGCCGAACTGACAGGCATGGACATCAGCAATGCATCGATGTACGATGGAACGACTGCTACTGCCGAGGCGATGATGATGGCTGTGGCTGCCGGCAAGAAAGTAAACAAGGTGCTAGTGTCTGAGGGCTTGAATCCAAAGACACGCAAGGTTCTTGATACCTATGCCCTTCATCAGGGCATTGAGCTGGTAAATATACCTCTCAAAGATGGTGTTACCGACATCTCAACAGCCAACTTCGACGGTGTTGCTGGTGTCATAGTTCAGCAGCCAAATGTTTATGGTATAGTTGAAGACTTCACAGGTTTTGCCGATACATGTCATGAACATAAGGCTCTCTTCATTATGGATAGTGTTGCTGCTGATTTGGCTGTGCTCAAGACTCCTGGAGAGTGGGGCGCTGATATCGCTGTTGGCGATGGTCAGTCGTTAGGTATTCCTATGTTGTTTGGTGGTCCTTATGTGGGCTATATGTGTTGTACGGAGAAGTTGATTCGTAAGATGCCTGGTCGTATCGTAGGTATGACCAAGGACAATCGCGACCAGCGTGCTTTCGTGCTTACCCTTCAGGCTCGCGAGCAACATATCCGTCGCCAGAAGGCAACATCAAATATCTGCTCGAATCAGAGTCTGATGGCGCTCTTTGTTACCATCTATCTCTCGTTGATGGGAAAACAGGGCGTGAAGGAGGCTGCTGAACTATCGTATGCAGGAGCTCACTATCTCTGCGATAAACTTGTTGAAACAGGTAACTTCCATCTGGTTTATAATCAGCCTTTCTTCAATGAGTTCTATGTGAAGTATGCCGGGGATGTGGATAAATTGCAGAAGCGTTTCATCGATGCCGGATTCCTTGGTGGCGTTAAGTTTGCCGATGGCATCCTTTTCGCTGTTACTGAGAAGCGTACTAAGGAAGAAATTGATAACCTCGTAAAGATTGCTGCCGTATGA
- the gcvH gene encoding glycine cleavage system protein GcvH — MAKVIDGLFYSESHEYVKVEGNIGYIGISDYAQHALGNVVYVDMPDVDDEIEAGEEFGAVESVKAASDLFAPVSGTVVEVNDVLDDQPELINQDPYENWIVKVELSDKSQLDNLMDAKAYAKYCEK, encoded by the coding sequence ATGGCTAAAGTAATTGACGGACTCTTTTATAGTGAGTCACACGAGTATGTAAAAGTTGAAGGTAACATTGGTTACATCGGTATCAGTGATTATGCTCAGCATGCCTTGGGCAATGTTGTATACGTCGATATGCCCGATGTGGATGACGAGATTGAGGCTGGTGAGGAGTTCGGTGCCGTGGAGAGTGTTAAGGCTGCCAGTGATTTGTTTGCTCCTGTCAGTGGTACTGTCGTTGAGGTTAATGATGTACTTGACGATCAACCCGAACTTATCAATCAGGATCCTTATGAGAACTGGATTGTTAAGGTTGAACTGAGTGATAAGTCGCAACTTGACAATCTGATGGATGCCAAGGCATATGCAAAATACTGTGAGAAATAA
- the gcvT gene encoding glycine cleavage system aminomethyltransferase GcvT has protein sequence MAIKQEKQDREKRTCLYERHIAEGAFMAPFANFCMPIQYRNIQLEHLAVRHNCGLFDVSHMGEVTVKGKDAERYVQHIFTNNIAEAPIGKIYYGMMCYENGGTVDDLLVYKMGENDFFLVINAANIDKDWAWMQQQAKGFDIVLQDRSDFYGQIALQGPEAEQRMEEVLGLPCREMAFYTCKTIDGVIVSRTGYTGEDGFEVYASHDYIQRCWDKLIDAGVQPCGLGCRDTLRFEVGLPLYGDELSEEISPIMAGLGMFVKLDKQEFVGKEALAKQKAEGPAKKLVGIELEDKAIPRHGYTVLKNGTPIGEVTTGYHGISVDKSVCMALIDADYAALGTEVEIQIRKKVFPGKIVKKQFYHKSYKN, from the coding sequence ATGGCAATAAAACAAGAAAAGCAAGACCGCGAAAAAAGAACATGTCTGTATGAAAGACATATAGCAGAGGGGGCTTTTATGGCTCCGTTTGCAAATTTCTGCATGCCTATTCAATATCGCAATATCCAATTGGAACATTTAGCAGTGCGTCATAATTGCGGATTGTTTGATGTTTCACACATGGGCGAGGTCACTGTAAAGGGAAAGGATGCTGAGCGCTATGTCCAACATATCTTTACAAACAACATCGCTGAGGCTCCCATTGGTAAGATATATTATGGTATGATGTGCTACGAGAACGGTGGCACGGTGGACGACCTGCTGGTTTATAAAATGGGTGAGAATGATTTCTTCTTGGTAATCAATGCAGCTAACATTGATAAGGATTGGGCATGGATGCAACAGCAAGCTAAGGGATTTGACATTGTTTTGCAGGATCGTAGTGACTTCTATGGACAGATAGCCTTGCAAGGACCAGAAGCTGAGCAACGTATGGAGGAGGTCTTGGGATTACCATGTCGCGAGATGGCTTTTTATACCTGTAAAACCATTGATGGCGTCATTGTGTCGCGAACGGGTTATACGGGTGAGGATGGATTCGAGGTGTATGCTTCGCACGATTATATCCAGCGTTGTTGGGATAAATTGATTGATGCCGGCGTTCAACCTTGCGGATTAGGTTGTCGCGATACCCTGCGTTTCGAAGTCGGTTTACCTCTTTATGGCGATGAGTTATCTGAAGAAATATCTCCCATCATGGCAGGATTGGGTATGTTTGTTAAACTTGACAAGCAGGAGTTTGTCGGTAAAGAGGCGCTGGCTAAACAGAAGGCCGAGGGACCGGCGAAGAAACTTGTTGGCATTGAGTTAGAGGATAAGGCAATTCCTCGCCATGGTTATACTGTTCTAAAAAATGGAACCCCCATTGGTGAGGTTACTACAGGATATCATGGGATATCAGTAGATAAGAGCGTATGTATGGCCCTTATCGATGCTGATTATGCTGCATTGGGAACTGAGGTGGAAATTCAGATTCGCAAGAAGGTGTTCCCTGGAAAAATAGTGAAGAAACAATTCTATCATAAGAGTTATAAAAACTAA
- a CDS encoding lipoate--protein ligase family protein — protein MKYVVLKDQTDRRLSFYLAMEEYVARHMGDDDDLFFMWQVKPTVIFGRNQLMESEVNVDYCRTHCIEMYRRKSGGGCVYADRSNVMLSFVSKEENVALTFNRFVNMLLLVLRRMGIEATSTTHNDVMIGDRKVSGAAFYHLPGRSIVHSTMLYDTDMEHMLHAITPSKEKLESKGIKSVRQRITLLKDHTSLSLEEFKALVRQTLCQGERLLTSEDVSGIEQLEQTYLKEEFINRIH, from the coding sequence ATGAAGTATGTTGTCCTGAAGGATCAAACGGATAGACGATTGTCATTTTATCTTGCTATGGAGGAGTATGTCGCTCGCCATATGGGAGATGATGACGATTTGTTCTTTATGTGGCAAGTGAAGCCAACGGTTATCTTCGGACGCAACCAATTGATGGAAAGTGAGGTTAATGTGGATTACTGTCGAACACATTGCATTGAGATGTATAGGCGCAAGAGTGGTGGTGGTTGTGTGTATGCAGATAGAAGCAACGTTATGTTGTCGTTTGTGTCGAAGGAAGAGAATGTGGCTCTCACCTTTAATCGCTTTGTCAACATGTTGTTGTTGGTGCTGCGGAGGATGGGTATTGAAGCAACAAGCACCACTCACAACGATGTGATGATTGGAGATCGAAAAGTGAGTGGCGCGGCTTTTTATCATCTGCCAGGTCGCAGTATAGTGCATAGTACGATGCTTTATGATACAGATATGGAACATATGCTTCATGCGATCACACCCAGTAAGGAAAAGCTGGAGTCAAAGGGCATCAAGAGTGTGCGACAACGTATCACCTTGCTAAAAGACCATACTTCACTGTCGTTAGAGGAGTTTAAGGCTCTTGTCCGGCAGACATTATGTCAGGGAGAACGATTGTTGACGTCCGAAGATGTATCGGGCATTGAGCAATTAGAACAAACCTATCTGAAAGAAGAGTTTATCAACCGTATACACTGA
- the dxs gene encoding 1-deoxy-D-xylulose-5-phosphate synthase, with protein MEHSNLKILNSIDNPSQLRQMNIDLLPRLCSELRQDIVEELAENPGHLASSLGVIELTVALHYVFNTPEDRIVWDVGHQAYGHKILTGRREQFYTNRKLGGIRPFPTPEESKYDSFICGHASNSISAALGMAVAAKDTRKVVAVIGDGAMSGGLAFEGLNNVSSTPNDLLIILNDNDMSIDRSVGGMKEYLLNLSTNETYNSLRYKAAKWLVQQGLLSEARKKGLIRLSNAVKSAISEQQNIFEGMNIRYFGPFDGHNVLELVRILKQLKDMKGPKLLHLHTKKGHGYAPAENYKPVWHAPGKFDPDTGELITNDTGDMPPKYQDVFGHTLLELARSNPKIVGVTPAMPTGCSMNIPMKEMPDRMFDVGIAEGHAVTFSAGMAKEGLQPFCNIYSAFAQRAYDNIIHDVAILKLPVVLCFDRAGLVGEDGPTHHGAFDMAALRPIPNLTIASPMNEHELRNLMYTAQLEGKGPFIIRYPRGRGVLVDWRCPFQEISIGTGRKLCDGDDVAVLTIGPIGNDVQEIISELSEKSVAHYDMRFLKPLDETILEEVGRKFKRIITIEDGVRNGGMGSAVMEWMNDHGYQPCITRMGLPDRFVEHGTVDELRHIVGIDKESIKKVILS; from the coding sequence GTGGAACATAGTAATCTAAAGATACTCAATAGCATTGACAACCCAAGCCAACTGAGGCAAATGAATATCGATTTGCTGCCTAGGCTCTGCTCAGAATTACGACAAGATATCGTTGAAGAGCTAGCCGAGAATCCAGGTCATCTGGCTTCCAGTTTAGGCGTAATTGAACTTACCGTTGCACTTCACTATGTCTTTAATACACCAGAAGACCGCATCGTATGGGATGTTGGTCATCAGGCTTATGGACATAAGATCCTGACAGGTCGCCGCGAGCAATTCTATACAAACCGCAAACTAGGTGGCATTCGCCCCTTCCCCACTCCCGAAGAGAGCAAATACGATTCATTCATCTGTGGACATGCCAGCAATAGCATCTCCGCAGCCCTCGGCATGGCTGTAGCAGCCAAGGACACTCGCAAAGTGGTAGCCGTCATTGGCGATGGTGCCATGAGTGGCGGTTTAGCTTTTGAGGGACTCAACAACGTATCAAGCACCCCCAACGATCTACTGATAATCCTCAACGACAACGACATGTCTATTGACCGATCAGTGGGTGGTATGAAAGAATATCTGCTTAACCTGAGTACTAACGAGACATACAACTCGTTACGCTATAAGGCAGCCAAGTGGCTAGTCCAGCAAGGCTTGCTTTCCGAGGCACGCAAAAAGGGGCTCATCCGTCTGAGCAATGCCGTAAAGAGCGCCATCTCCGAACAGCAGAACATCTTCGAAGGCATGAATATCCGTTACTTTGGTCCTTTCGATGGGCACAATGTTTTGGAACTTGTTCGCATCCTGAAACAGTTGAAGGACATGAAAGGTCCCAAGCTGCTCCACCTACACACAAAAAAGGGCCATGGCTATGCCCCTGCCGAAAACTACAAGCCCGTGTGGCATGCACCTGGAAAGTTCGACCCTGACACTGGCGAGCTAATAACCAACGACACTGGCGACATGCCTCCGAAATATCAGGACGTCTTTGGACACACCCTATTGGAGTTGGCTCGTAGCAATCCAAAGATTGTGGGTGTCACTCCTGCCATGCCTACAGGTTGTTCCATGAACATCCCAATGAAAGAAATGCCTGACAGGATGTTTGACGTTGGCATAGCCGAAGGACATGCTGTAACATTCTCCGCAGGAATGGCCAAGGAAGGACTTCAGCCCTTCTGCAACATCTATAGTGCCTTTGCACAACGCGCTTACGACAATATTATCCACGACGTAGCAATCCTCAAGTTGCCTGTCGTTCTCTGTTTCGACCGTGCCGGTTTGGTTGGCGAAGACGGCCCCACCCATCATGGTGCTTTTGACATGGCAGCTTTGCGCCCCATTCCCAATCTCACCATTGCTTCGCCAATGAACGAGCACGAATTGAGAAACCTGATGTACACTGCCCAGCTTGAAGGTAAAGGTCCTTTCATCATCCGCTATCCGCGAGGTCGTGGTGTACTGGTTGATTGGCGTTGTCCCTTCCAGGAAATTTCCATAGGAACAGGACGCAAACTCTGTGATGGCGACGACGTAGCAGTGCTAACCATCGGTCCCATTGGCAATGATGTTCAGGAAATTATTAGCGAATTATCAGAAAAATCCGTCGCCCACTACGACATGCGTTTCTTGAAACCTCTTGACGAGACTATTCTCGAAGAGGTTGGCCGCAAGTTTAAGCGCATCATCACCATTGAGGACGGTGTGCGCAATGGTGGCATGGGTAGTGCTGTGATGGAGTGGATGAACGATCACGGCTATCAGCCCTGCATTACTCGCATGGGCTTACCAGATAGATTTGTGGAGCACGGCACTGTTGACGAGCTTCGTCATATTGTGGGTATCGATAAAGAATCCATTAAGAAAGTAATACTGTCATGA
- the trkA gene encoding Trk system potassium transporter TrkA has product MKIVIAGAGAVGTHLSKLLSTEHHDCVLIDDDENRLGGMDSNYDIMAVNASPTSIKALKDAGVGSADLFVGVTRYESRNITACTLAHALGAKKTVARIDNYEYLSPQNLPFFHDLGIDSLVYPEVLAATDIINGLKLSWVRQRWDVHNGALVLLGIKLREGCEILNQPLKDLIGPEDPYHVVAIKRGQETIIPGGLDELLLHDLAYFMTTSEYIPYIRKIVGKEHYEDVHNVIIMGGGKTAVRAALTMPDYMNTKIIEINPDRCERLNQLLSETDAMVIHGDGRDLGLLNEEGIKHTQAFVALTGNAETNILACLTAKKLGVRKTVAMVENLDYVPMADSLDIGTVINKKTVAASHIFQMMLKADVRNLRSLMMVDADVAEFVAAEGSKVTKKPVKELGLPFGITIGGLVRDGKGILVNGNTQILTGDSVMVFCHRHHLEQAEKFFKKSLLW; this is encoded by the coding sequence ATGAAAATTGTGATTGCGGGCGCAGGAGCCGTGGGCACACACCTATCGAAGCTCCTTTCAACAGAACACCACGACTGTGTGCTGATTGATGATGACGAGAATCGTTTGGGCGGCATGGACTCAAACTACGACATCATGGCCGTCAATGCCTCACCTACTAGCATCAAAGCCTTGAAAGATGCCGGTGTAGGAAGTGCAGACCTTTTCGTTGGTGTCACACGCTATGAGAGTCGTAACATCACGGCATGTACATTGGCCCATGCTTTAGGAGCCAAAAAGACCGTTGCCCGCATCGACAATTATGAATATCTATCCCCCCAGAACCTGCCATTCTTCCACGATCTGGGTATCGATTCGCTGGTCTATCCAGAGGTACTGGCAGCCACAGACATCATCAACGGACTAAAACTGTCATGGGTGCGTCAGCGCTGGGATGTCCATAATGGTGCGCTTGTACTATTGGGCATTAAATTGCGCGAAGGATGCGAAATTCTAAACCAGCCCTTAAAAGATCTTATCGGTCCAGAAGACCCCTATCATGTGGTAGCCATCAAACGAGGACAGGAGACCATTATCCCTGGTGGTTTGGACGAATTATTGCTTCACGATTTGGCCTATTTCATGACCACCAGCGAATATATCCCTTATATCCGTAAGATTGTAGGTAAGGAGCACTATGAGGACGTTCACAACGTCATCATCATGGGTGGCGGAAAGACAGCTGTAAGAGCTGCCTTAACCATGCCCGATTACATGAACACCAAAATCATTGAGATTAACCCCGACCGATGTGAGCGTCTGAACCAGCTGCTCTCCGAGACCGATGCGATGGTGATTCACGGTGATGGACGCGATTTAGGACTGCTCAACGAAGAAGGCATCAAGCACACACAGGCCTTTGTAGCACTTACAGGCAATGCCGAGACCAACATCCTTGCTTGTCTCACAGCCAAGAAGCTAGGCGTTAGAAAAACCGTTGCCATGGTAGAAAACCTCGACTACGTGCCAATGGCCGACAGCTTGGATATAGGAACCGTCATCAATAAAAAAACAGTGGCAGCCAGTCATATTTTCCAGATGATGCTTAAGGCCGATGTGCGTAATCTACGCTCACTGATGATGGTCGACGCCGACGTAGCCGAGTTTGTGGCTGCTGAAGGCTCGAAGGTCACAAAAAAACCGGTGAAGGAGTTGGGATTACCTTTTGGTATCACTATTGGCGGACTGGTACGCGATGGCAAGGGTATCCTTGTTAATGGTAATACTCAGATACTGACTGGCGACTCCGTTATGGTGTTTTGCCATAGACATCACCTAGAGCAAGCCGAGAAATTTTTCAAAAAATCCCTCTTATGGTAA
- a CDS encoding TrkH family potassium uptake protein, with protein sequence MVNFRIISKIIGSLLFLESFFMAICLAMAFSFHEDDVMAFMTSTLMTFGSGCIFMFFGHEAENSLSRRDAYVVVTLTWVVFSFFGMFPFLIHGSVPSVTDAYFETMSGFTTTGATVIDDVESLPHGLLFWRSLMQWIGGLGIVFFTIAILPSLVGGSVRVFAAEATGPMRSKMHPRLSTSAKWIWSIYLLLTIACGLSFWLAGMEWFDATNYSMSTTATGGFSTHNGTIFLASPLIEYLAILFQFLAGINFTLLYVSIFKFKVSTLFKNSEFKVYITTIIIATLWIMYLLLTRMGYDFELAFRSALFQVVSFITTTGLSNMDAGTWPHITWAILGVLMFMGACAGSTTGGFKSIRVMMLFKVLRNEFRHIIHPNAVLPVKMNGQSIPQSRLTTLLAFFTIYVIALALTTIIMMESGVDITNAATISISLISNVGAGLDTNIGPQMSWADLSIGVKWLCSFLMLVGRLEIIAVLVLFTRAFWKEN encoded by the coding sequence ATGGTAAACTTCCGCATCATATCGAAGATCATTGGATCATTGCTCTTCCTCGAGTCGTTCTTCATGGCTATTTGTCTGGCCATGGCCTTCTCTTTCCACGAGGACGATGTAATGGCCTTCATGACCTCGACCTTGATGACTTTTGGAAGTGGTTGCATCTTTATGTTCTTCGGACACGAAGCAGAAAACTCTTTGAGTCGCCGCGATGCCTATGTCGTGGTGACACTCACCTGGGTGGTCTTCTCGTTCTTCGGCATGTTCCCGTTTTTGATTCATGGTTCCGTCCCAAGCGTCACCGATGCCTATTTCGAGACCATGTCGGGTTTCACAACGACAGGTGCCACCGTTATAGACGATGTAGAGTCGCTGCCTCACGGACTCCTTTTCTGGCGTTCACTGATGCAATGGATTGGTGGTTTGGGAATCGTATTCTTTACTATCGCCATTCTTCCTTCACTCGTAGGAGGAAGCGTCAGGGTATTTGCTGCTGAAGCAACTGGTCCCATGCGCTCAAAGATGCATCCCCGCCTATCAACCTCAGCCAAATGGATTTGGAGTATCTATTTGCTGCTCACCATTGCCTGTGGTCTATCGTTTTGGTTAGCAGGCATGGAATGGTTTGATGCCACCAACTATTCTATGTCCACCACAGCCACAGGTGGTTTCTCTACGCACAACGGAACTATCTTCCTGGCCTCACCACTCATTGAGTATTTGGCCATTCTGTTCCAGTTCTTGGCTGGCATCAATTTTACCTTACTCTACGTCAGTATTTTCAAGTTCAAGGTCAGTACGCTATTCAAGAACTCGGAGTTCAAGGTATATATTACCACTATCATCATTGCCACCCTGTGGATTATGTATTTGCTGCTCACCCGCATGGGCTACGACTTCGAATTAGCCTTCCGCTCGGCCTTATTCCAAGTAGTTTCATTCATCACCACCACAGGTCTTAGTAATATGGACGCTGGCACATGGCCCCATATCACGTGGGCTATTCTGGGTGTACTGATGTTCATGGGTGCTTGTGCAGGTTCCACCACAGGTGGTTTCAAAAGTATACGCGTGATGATGCTGTTCAAGGTACTCCGTAATGAGTTCCGACACATCATCCATCCCAATGCTGTTCTACCAGTGAAGATGAACGGTCAGAGTATTCCTCAGAGTCGTTTGACCACCCTTCTCGCTTTCTTCACTATCTATGTCATCGCCTTGGCTCTCACCACCATCATCATGATGGAATCGGGGGTCGACATTACCAACGCTGCCACCATATCGATAAGTCTCATCAGCAATGTTGGAGCAGGACTTGACACCAACATCGGACCACAGATGTCATGGGCCGACTTAAGCATTGGCGTGAAGTGGCTTTGCTCATTCCTGATGTTAGTAGGACGTCTGGAAATTATCGCCGTATTAGTATTGTTCACTCGAGCGTTCTGGAAGGAGAACTAA
- a CDS encoding DUF4435 domain-containing protein yields MASRLIDNIDSRYFEAANALRGKRARRRIVAYVESYDDIYFWRTVLNRFEDENRYFEVMLPSKMNLTRGKKSVLMNFVGDHVGPDMIACVDADYDYLLQGVTEQSRRVLESPYVFHTYVYAIENYQCFAPSLHDVCVAVTLNDHRIFDFQEYFRQYSEACFPLFVWSVWAYRTGHHGRFSLSDFNRVVDPGGFTVQNPQASIEHMRRKVKTKVHELQRLFPNNKEAYLKVKTDLLELGITPQTTYLYMQGHHLFDTVVTPIMTKVCNVLRQERQVEIYYSQAHRTQKRNEMSCYENSQEDIKSMLKKNTGYQRAPRFVQLQEDIRRYLDSPVSSPSRTLE; encoded by the coding sequence ATGGCTAGTCGACTGATAGATAATATAGATAGCCGTTACTTTGAGGCGGCCAACGCGCTGAGGGGAAAACGGGCGCGACGTAGGATTGTGGCCTACGTTGAGAGTTATGACGATATCTATTTCTGGCGCACGGTACTCAACCGTTTTGAGGATGAGAACCGCTATTTCGAGGTGATGTTGCCATCGAAGATGAACCTGACGCGTGGTAAGAAGTCGGTGCTGATGAATTTCGTGGGCGACCATGTTGGCCCAGATATGATTGCCTGTGTGGATGCCGACTACGACTATCTGTTACAGGGTGTCACTGAGCAGTCGCGCAGGGTGTTGGAGAGTCCCTATGTGTTTCACACCTACGTCTATGCCATTGAAAACTACCAGTGCTTTGCGCCATCGCTTCATGATGTATGTGTGGCAGTGACGCTTAATGACCATCGTATTTTTGATTTCCAGGAGTATTTCCGTCAGTATAGTGAGGCCTGCTTTCCGCTCTTCGTGTGGTCCGTGTGGGCTTATCGTACAGGGCACCATGGTCGTTTCTCGTTGTCCGACTTCAACCGTGTGGTAGACCCGGGTGGATTTACCGTTCAGAATCCTCAGGCATCCATAGAGCATATGAGACGCAAGGTGAAGACTAAGGTTCACGAACTGCAACGCTTGTTTCCCAACAATAAAGAGGCTTATCTGAAAGTGAAGACTGACCTCTTGGAACTGGGGATTACTCCACAGACAACTTATCTTTATATGCAGGGGCATCATCTGTTTGATACGGTGGTGACACCTATCATGACGAAGGTTTGTAATGTGTTACGGCAGGAGCGACAGGTCGAGATATACTACTCGCAGGCTCATCGTACACAGAAACGTAATGAGATGTCGTGCTACGAGAACTCGCAAGAGGATATCAAGTCGATGCTTAAAAAGAATACGGGCTATCAGCGGGCACCGCGCTTCGTGCAATTACAGGAAGACATACGTAGGTATTTGGATTCCCCAGTTAGTTCTCCTTCCAGAACGCTCGAGTGA